One genomic window of Saccopteryx bilineata isolate mSacBil1 chromosome 4, mSacBil1_pri_phased_curated, whole genome shotgun sequence includes the following:
- the LOC136336199 gene encoding UDP-N-acetylglucosamine transferase subunit ALG13-like yields the protein MFTGEGSCLETLEKRKLLVVNTNVQSMTNCQLELAKLLHKDGHLFSTCSTLPGLLQSTDLSTPKCFPAAGQKNSAFLDKIVGL from the exons ATGTTCACAG GTGAAGGAAGCTGTTTGGAGactctggaaaaaagaaagcttcttgTAGTGAATACAAATGTACAGTCAATGACCAATTGTCAGCTGGAATTGGCAAAGCTGCTACACAAAGATGGCCATCTCTTCTCTACCTGCAGCACACTTCCTGGGCTGTTACAGTCAACGGACTTATCCACACCGAAATGTTTTCCTGCTGCCGGCCAGAAAAACTCAGCATTTTTGGATAAAATTGttggattataa